One Brassica napus cultivar Da-Ae chromosome C4, Da-Ae, whole genome shotgun sequence genomic region harbors:
- the BNAC04G13840D gene encoding calmodulin calcium-dependent NAD kinase, translating into MNPQTKSVHHMSDRSMCVSEFNSNTTAFTQIFLISTIGLLLAVSLLYRLRKLRYSKIIPRLRVSHKHKGHEKLERFSHYVVRQMGFKDRRECPHLCKLASEYIRKSGCCEEDIYSFFSEEPDADSLFIKLVEEFERCILSYFAYHWSHADLVISQILSADAEPKKKLKHIVMAATREQRFERVTKNLKVARVFNTLVEEMKAMGIASVDDSECTEVMAPVAHKDRSPVLLLMGGGMGAGKSTVLKEILKEPFWAGADAVVIEADAFKESDVIYRALSSRGHVDMVKTAEFVHQSSTDAASSLLVTALNEGRDVIMDGTLSWVPFVVQTVTMARNVHRHRYRMGAGYKVGENGDVIENYWERIGERQQLQEDGRERKPYRIELVGIVCDAYLAVIRGIRRAIMCRRAVRVRSQLRSHKRFADAFLTYCNIVDNARLYCTNALEGSPKLIGWKEKEKTLLVDPEEIDCLKNVGRLNEDAESIYELYSRPNPACEAGSIWKDIVLSPSRFNVQQELKYSIQKVERFKQYLQESPR; encoded by the exons ATGAATCCCCAAACCAAATCCGTTCATCATATGTCAGACAGATCAATGTGTGTTTCAGAGTTTAACAGCAACACGACGGCCTTCACACAGATTTTCTTAATCTCAACCATTGGCTTGCTCTTAGCCGTCTCACTGCTTTACCGTCTAAGGAAGCTACGTTACTCCAAGATCATCCCTCGTCTCAGAGTGTCTCACAAACACAAAGGCCATGAGAAGCTCGAGAGATTCTCTCACTACGTTG TGAGGCAGATGGGATTCAAGGACAGGAGAGAATGTCCTCATCTCTGCAAATTAGCCAGTGAGTACATAAGGAAATCAGGTTGCTGCGAGGAAGACATCTACAGCTTTTTCTCTGAAGAGCCTGATGCTGACTCTCTCTTCATTAAGCTCGTTGAGGAGTTTGAGAGATGTATTCTCAGTTACTTTGCTTACCACTGGAGCCATGCCGATCTCGTGATCAGTCAG ATACTTAGCGCTGATGCTGAGCCTAAGAAGAAGCTCAAGCACATTGTCATGGCAGCAACAAG GGAACAGAGGTTTGAGAGGGtgacaaaaaatctaaaagtggCAAGAGTGTTCAACACATTGGTAGAGGAAATGAAAGCAATGGGGATTGCATCAGTTGATGACTCGGAATGTACAGAAGTGATGGCTCCAGTTGCACACAAGGACAGGAGCCCGGTTCTACTCCTCATGGGTGGTGGTATGGGTGCAGGAAAGAGCACTGTCCTTAAAGAGATTCTCAAGGA ACCATTTTGGGCAGGAGCAGATGCTGTGGTTATTGAAGCCGATGCTTTCAAAGAGTCTGATGTCATATACAGAGCTCTAAGCTCCAGAGGCCATGTTGATATGGTCAAGACTGCTGAATTC GTTCACCAATCATCAACAGATGCAGCATCATCTCTCCTCGTTACAGCCCTCAACGAAGGGAGAGACGTGATAATGGATGGAACACTCTCTTGGGTACCATTTGTAGTCCAAACCGTAACCATGGCGAGGAATGTACATCGCCATCGCTACAGAATGGGAGCAGGCTACAAGGTTGGTGAAAACGGAGATGTTATAGAGAACTACTGGGAACGCATAGGGGAAAGACAACAGCTGCAAGAAGATGGAAGGGAGAGAAAGCCATACAGGATAGAGTTAGTTGGCATTGTGTGTGATGCCTATTTAGCTGTGATTCGAGGCATTAG GAGAGCAATAATGTGTAGAAGAGCGGTTAGGGTGAGATCTCAGCTGAGGTCTCACAAGAGGTTTGCGGATGCGTTTCTTACTTATTGCAACATAGTTGACAATGCAAGGCTTTACTGCACCAATGCTCTTGAAGGTTCTCCAAAG CTGATAGGAtggaaagaaaaggaaaagacaTTGCTAGTGGATCCAGAGGAGATAGACTGTTTGAAGAATGTAGGGAGGTTGAACGAGGATGCGGAATCTATTTATGAGCTGTACAGTAGACCAAACCCTGCTTGTGAAGCTGGATCGATATGGAAAGACATTGTTCTTTCTCCTTCCAGGTTCAACGTTCAACAGGAGCTCAAATACTCAATTCAGAAAGTGGAAAGATTCAAACAATATCTCCAAGAATCACCAAGGTGA